In Mycobacterium sp. 050128, one genomic interval encodes:
- a CDS encoding LLM class flavin-dependent oxidoreductase yields the protein MDWGLPWPGPALATQAETAGAQAFCAGEFADLNAYITATEMALGTSRAHIGPGIAYAFARSPFVHAAAVRHLWTLAPGRIFLGLGSGTSRMNKDWFGVDATHPAARMAELIEAIRAFLNAENGERVRYEGRFYTIDADIRAPVLGRLEVPILIGAFNRIMVQTVGRSADGVLGHGLFTDRWWTELVEPELARGAESRGRDAAELRRWGWLITAIDNDDPARAVRDARLQIAFYFTVKTYDSLAELHGWTDEVARIRSAFRSGHPETMADHVPDDMLWSIAICGNDTQAREMLAARKRLPDLAFASPPSFLVGRRRRAGYGAAATRVLSQLQ from the coding sequence ATGGACTGGGGTCTGCCGTGGCCCGGGCCCGCGCTGGCAACTCAGGCGGAGACCGCCGGCGCGCAGGCGTTTTGTGCTGGTGAGTTCGCCGACCTCAACGCGTACATCACAGCGACCGAGATGGCCCTCGGCACCTCGCGGGCCCACATCGGCCCGGGAATCGCCTATGCATTCGCCCGGTCCCCATTTGTGCATGCCGCGGCCGTGCGGCATCTCTGGACACTCGCGCCGGGCAGGATCTTCTTGGGACTCGGGTCGGGCACCTCGCGAATGAACAAGGACTGGTTCGGTGTCGACGCCACCCACCCGGCAGCCAGGATGGCCGAATTGATCGAGGCGATCAGGGCGTTCCTGAACGCCGAGAACGGTGAACGCGTTCGATACGAGGGCCGGTTCTACACGATCGACGCCGACATCCGGGCACCCGTGCTCGGCCGCTTGGAGGTACCCATCTTGATCGGCGCCTTCAACAGGATCATGGTGCAGACGGTAGGTCGCAGCGCCGACGGCGTGCTGGGGCACGGCCTGTTCACCGATCGCTGGTGGACGGAACTCGTCGAGCCCGAACTGGCCCGCGGCGCCGAATCACGTGGGCGTGACGCGGCCGAGCTACGCCGCTGGGGCTGGCTGATCACCGCGATCGACAACGACGACCCGGCCCGGGCCGTCCGGGACGCGCGGCTGCAGATCGCCTTCTACTTCACCGTGAAGACCTACGACTCACTCGCCGAACTGCACGGCTGGACAGACGAGGTCGCCCGGATCCGGTCGGCCTTCCGCAGCGGCCATCCGGAAACGATGGCCGACCATGTCCCCGACGATATGCTGTGGTCGATCGCGATCTGCGGCAACGACACACAGGCACGCGAAATGCTGGCGGCTCGCAAACGACTGCCCGACTTAGCATTTGCGTCGCCGCC
- a CDS encoding Rieske 2Fe-2S domain-containing protein, with translation MQTLPSMLPTGWFQVAWSADIAVAEVVPLHYFGRDLVAFRQLDGVVKVLDAHCQHLGASLAHGGCVVEDGIQCPFHGWVWNGAGRNVRIPYQDRPNKARRVRSYPVAELNDSILIWHDSAGREPLWVAPDAFAVLGDHVRSRRFHPFGADCRTRYERVKVHPQVIAENAVDPHHFQFVHRTPISPVVLRESTDSSTWSAKVGFGRRWSNGLDRDGDTMNTIEIYWSGIGLSYNGEHVRDGIRVISICATPVDDTRSDIFAGYWISEEPSEGSDDFEARLAAAKLALPDDIRIWEHQEYLEPPGLATSEAAGFRALRRWANGFYPEPQAPAEPVTHGV, from the coding sequence ATGCAAACCCTGCCGAGCATGCTGCCCACCGGTTGGTTTCAGGTGGCCTGGAGTGCCGACATCGCCGTCGCCGAGGTGGTCCCGCTGCACTACTTCGGCCGGGACCTGGTCGCCTTCCGGCAGCTGGACGGGGTGGTGAAGGTGCTTGACGCGCACTGCCAGCATCTTGGCGCCAGCCTGGCCCACGGTGGGTGCGTCGTCGAAGACGGCATCCAGTGCCCGTTTCACGGCTGGGTGTGGAACGGCGCCGGACGCAATGTCCGCATCCCGTACCAGGACCGGCCCAACAAGGCCCGCCGAGTACGTTCCTACCCGGTCGCGGAGCTCAACGACTCGATCTTGATCTGGCACGACAGCGCAGGCCGGGAGCCGCTGTGGGTTGCGCCGGACGCATTCGCGGTGCTCGGAGATCATGTCCGCTCGCGGCGGTTCCACCCCTTTGGCGCCGATTGCCGGACGCGGTATGAGCGGGTAAAGGTGCATCCTCAGGTGATCGCCGAGAACGCCGTCGATCCTCACCACTTCCAGTTCGTCCATCGCACCCCGATCAGTCCCGTGGTGCTGCGTGAAAGCACAGACAGCTCGACCTGGTCGGCCAAGGTTGGCTTCGGTCGTAGGTGGAGCAACGGCCTGGACCGTGACGGCGACACAATGAACACGATCGAGATCTATTGGTCGGGAATCGGTCTCAGCTACAACGGCGAACACGTCCGCGACGGAATTCGGGTCATCTCGATCTGCGCGACACCGGTCGACGACACCAGGTCCGACATCTTCGCCGGGTACTGGATCAGCGAGGAACCGTCAGAAGGCTCGGATGATTTCGAGGCGCGCCTGGCCGCGGCGAAACTCGCCCTGCCCGACGACATCCGGATCTGGGAGCACCAGGAATACCTCGAACCGCCGGGCCTGGCGACCTCGGAGGCGGCCGGCTTTCGCGCGCTGCGTCGGTGGGCGAACGGGTTCTATCCCGAACCCCAGGCCCCGGCCGAACCGGTCACACATGGCGTCTGA
- a CDS encoding TetR/AcrR family transcriptional regulator: MASEGSPRRPTRKSDRTRESILDAARTAFARKGFSGATISDITDLAPVTRANFYYYFSDKTELFIELGTDTYREALAVVEGFMEQGSPPSREDVESWVARYFDYLDRNGAFVIRSTEDMPPDRKFRAAVARSHRRTAAALGEGIAKMAPTPPDLDPVASGLVIMAMLERSWLMVRHNEIPSMTRQAVLVAATEMLWRTVNGQT; the protein is encoded by the coding sequence ATGGCGTCTGAGGGCTCGCCCCGGCGTCCGACACGCAAATCCGACCGCACCCGAGAGTCGATCCTGGATGCCGCGCGGACGGCGTTCGCGCGCAAGGGCTTTTCGGGCGCCACCATCTCAGACATCACCGACCTTGCACCTGTCACCCGGGCGAACTTCTACTATTACTTCTCCGACAAGACCGAGCTCTTCATCGAGCTCGGCACCGATACCTACCGCGAAGCGCTGGCGGTTGTCGAGGGTTTCATGGAGCAGGGGAGCCCGCCCAGTCGGGAGGATGTCGAGTCCTGGGTTGCCCGCTACTTCGACTACCTGGATCGCAACGGTGCGTTCGTCATCCGCTCCACGGAGGACATGCCTCCCGATCGTAAATTCCGGGCCGCAGTCGCCCGCTCGCACCGTCGAACCGCCGCCGCGCTCGGTGAGGGCATCGCGAAGATGGCGCCGACACCACCCGACCTCGACCCGGTGGCTAGCGGGCTGGTGATTATGGCGATGCTCGAACGCTCGTGGCTGATGGTTCGCCACAATGAAATCCCGTCGATGACGCGCCAAGCGGTGCTCGTCGCCGCCACCGAGATGTTGTGGCGAACGGTCAACGGTCAGACCTGA
- a CDS encoding isochorismatase family protein, with protein MAPTPWDPETTAVVCVECQNGVLGPESVLPALAADSCELVSSVARLLDSAREFGARVVHATYEGNLGGRPTGTARIWRALGPATAHWAPGTASTAVLPELLASTDLVLPRHHGLFPTLDSELLPVLKGLGVSTIVLAGVSLNLAITHTAGHVTQAGFDLVVPRDAVGGTPKDYAEQVLDNTIAVLGRLTTVDKLIDEWTSGGQV; from the coding sequence ATGGCTCCGACACCATGGGACCCCGAGACCACGGCCGTTGTCTGTGTGGAATGTCAGAACGGCGTACTGGGTCCAGAATCCGTCCTGCCGGCGTTGGCCGCCGATAGTTGTGAACTTGTCTCCAGCGTGGCCCGGCTGCTCGATTCCGCCCGCGAGTTCGGCGCGCGGGTCGTGCATGCGACCTACGAGGGTAACCTCGGCGGGCGGCCGACCGGGACGGCGCGCATCTGGCGGGCACTGGGCCCGGCAACCGCACATTGGGCTCCCGGAACCGCCTCCACCGCAGTACTTCCCGAGCTGCTGGCATCCACAGATCTGGTGTTACCACGCCATCACGGCCTGTTCCCCACGCTCGATTCCGAATTACTGCCCGTGCTCAAGGGCTTGGGTGTGAGCACCATTGTCCTTGCCGGCGTCTCGCTGAACCTGGCCATCACCCACACTGCCGGGCACGTTACGCAGGCCGGTTTCGACCTCGTCGTCCCGCGCGACGCTGTCGGTGGAACCCCCAAGGACTACGCAGAACAGGTGCTGGACAACACTATTGCCGTGTTGGGTCGGCTGACCACCGTCGATAAGCTCATCGACGAATGGACATCGGGCGGTCAGGTCTGA
- a CDS encoding cytochrome P450 produces the protein MTADRGVGWKVLRDAGRVVCVDGIFYLTHRDDVLAALRDPELFSSKKAFDVLGSPLPLVPISFDPPEHTRFRKILQPFFSPHTLKEMLPSLQQQAIEIVERVAAQDECEVVADIAIPYPSQVFLTLFGLPLEDRDKLVAWKTSVIAISEAPSLEDADLTPALELVTYLAEAINARRADPGPDILSQLLYGEEPLDDAEIMGLSFLFVLAGLDTVTAAMSSALLELARKPELRAALRNDPDQIDVFVEEIVRLEPPAPMLPRVTTREVTIGDVTLPADTMVRLCVAAINRDDSDEISTNDVVMDGKVHRHWGFGGGPHRCLGSHLARLELRLIVGEWLRRIPEFSVKDGEEPQIVFPASTFSLARVPLKLG, from the coding sequence ATGACGGCCGACCGCGGGGTGGGATGGAAGGTTCTTCGTGACGCGGGGCGGGTGGTGTGCGTCGACGGGATCTTCTATCTGACCCACCGCGACGATGTGCTGGCCGCGCTGCGTGATCCGGAATTGTTCTCTTCGAAGAAGGCCTTTGACGTGCTCGGCAGCCCGCTGCCGTTGGTGCCGATCTCGTTCGATCCGCCAGAGCACACCCGGTTCCGCAAGATCCTGCAGCCCTTCTTCAGCCCGCACACGCTGAAAGAGATGCTGCCCTCGCTGCAGCAGCAAGCGATTGAGATTGTCGAACGGGTAGCCGCTCAAGATGAATGCGAAGTGGTGGCCGACATTGCGATCCCCTACCCCTCACAGGTGTTTCTAACCTTGTTCGGGCTGCCGCTGGAGGATCGCGACAAGCTCGTCGCGTGGAAAACATCGGTCATCGCCATCTCGGAAGCGCCGTCACTCGAGGATGCCGACCTGACACCGGCGCTCGAATTGGTCACCTACCTCGCCGAGGCGATCAACGCCCGGCGGGCTGACCCCGGGCCAGACATCTTGTCCCAATTGCTGTACGGCGAGGAGCCGCTCGACGACGCTGAGATCATGGGCCTGAGCTTCCTTTTCGTCCTTGCCGGGCTGGACACCGTCACCGCGGCCATGAGTTCGGCCCTGCTGGAGCTCGCCCGCAAACCGGAGCTACGGGCGGCCCTCCGCAACGATCCCGACCAGATCGACGTGTTCGTCGAGGAAATCGTCCGGCTCGAGCCGCCGGCGCCGATGCTGCCCCGGGTGACCACCAGAGAGGTCACCATCGGGGATGTCACGCTGCCCGCCGACACCATGGTGCGGTTGTGTGTCGCCGCGATCAATCGTGACGACAGCGACGAGATCTCGACCAACGACGTGGTAATGGACGGAAAGGTGCACCGGCACTGGGGCTTCGGCGGCGGACCGCACCGCTGCCTGGGGTCGCACCTGGCCCGCTTGGAGCTGCGGTTGATCGTGGGCGAATGGTTGCGTCGCATTCCCGAGTTTTCGGTGAAAGACGGTGAGGAACCGCAGATTGTGTTCCCCGCAAGCACATTTTCACTCGCGCGAGTACCGCTGAAGCTCGGCTGA
- a CDS encoding SDR family oxidoreductase — translation MRYEIDGRSALIVGGSKGIGFEVAKLLAAEGARVAILARTKSDVDAAVETIRNEGGTAIGATADVSNAEQLGDAVREVTAQHGPPLIVVGQAKYQRPGDFADITDVNVYRESFDMHTMSQILLLRAVLPAMREAGWGRFVHIGSATAKEPAGNIHHAVANTSRPSTIGLLKTVSDEYAQYGISVNTVAPGWIETQNALDYLRDHLGTSSEQDRREFMLREARVPAARMGKPAEIASLITYLCSDAAGYITGNWIEVDGGLHRSAF, via the coding sequence ATGCGTTACGAAATCGACGGCCGATCGGCGCTGATCGTCGGAGGCAGCAAGGGAATCGGCTTCGAGGTCGCCAAACTGCTTGCCGCAGAAGGTGCGCGGGTGGCGATACTGGCGCGCACCAAGTCCGACGTTGACGCCGCGGTCGAGACGATCCGCAACGAGGGTGGCACCGCGATCGGCGCCACCGCCGACGTCAGCAACGCCGAGCAACTCGGCGACGCGGTGCGGGAGGTGACCGCCCAGCACGGGCCACCGCTGATTGTCGTCGGCCAAGCCAAATACCAGCGGCCCGGCGATTTCGCCGACATCACCGACGTGAACGTTTATCGCGAGTCTTTCGACATGCACACGATGAGCCAGATCCTGCTCTTGCGAGCGGTTCTGCCGGCAATGCGGGAGGCGGGCTGGGGCCGATTCGTGCACATCGGGTCGGCGACCGCCAAGGAGCCGGCGGGCAACATCCACCACGCGGTGGCCAACACCAGTCGGCCGTCGACGATCGGCCTGCTTAAGACGGTCTCCGACGAGTACGCGCAGTACGGCATCTCCGTCAACACCGTCGCACCCGGCTGGATCGAGACGCAGAATGCGCTCGACTACCTGCGGGACCATCTCGGCACGAGCTCTGAACAGGACCGGCGCGAGTTCATGCTTCGGGAGGCCCGGGTGCCGGCGGCGCGGATGGGTAAACCGGCCGAGATCGCCTCTCTCATCACCTATCTGTGCTCCGATGCGGCCGGTTACATCACCGGCAACTGGATCGAAGTCGACGGCGGCCTACACCGGTCGGCGTTCTAG
- a CDS encoding mycofactocin-coupled SDR family oxidoreductase, which produces MGSLEGRVVFITGAARGQGRSHAVMCAEQGADIIGVDICENLDIVPYALGTEEDLEETARLVEKTGRRMLTRKGDVRDLAALQEAFDAGVAEFGHVDTVLANAGVVLTNADERDASEALRLGLDIMLIGVWNAFQVAIPHMKERGEGGNLVATSSMIALLDLTDGRGGSDAYLMSKVAIVGLVRAYAAMLAPDRIRVNAVAPTNCATPMITDNPALFKVIEDNPRMVNAVQTALPDLPLIEPRDVSNTILFLISDAGRSFTGSMLKVDAGMDVRRG; this is translated from the coding sequence ATGGGTTCACTGGAAGGCAGGGTTGTCTTCATCACCGGAGCTGCCCGCGGGCAGGGCCGTTCGCACGCGGTGATGTGCGCCGAACAAGGTGCCGACATCATCGGCGTCGACATCTGCGAGAACCTCGACATCGTGCCGTATGCGCTTGGCACCGAAGAGGATCTCGAGGAGACGGCGCGCCTGGTGGAGAAAACCGGCAGGAGGATGCTCACCCGCAAGGGCGACGTCCGAGACCTGGCTGCGCTGCAGGAGGCGTTCGATGCGGGCGTCGCTGAGTTCGGCCACGTCGACACGGTGCTCGCCAATGCCGGGGTCGTGCTGACCAACGCCGACGAGCGCGACGCGTCAGAGGCGCTGAGGCTAGGGCTCGACATCATGCTCATCGGCGTGTGGAACGCCTTCCAAGTCGCGATCCCTCATATGAAGGAACGTGGCGAGGGCGGCAATCTGGTCGCGACGAGTTCGATGATCGCCCTCCTGGACCTCACCGACGGCCGCGGCGGCAGCGACGCCTACCTGATGTCCAAGGTCGCCATCGTCGGCCTGGTCCGCGCGTACGCGGCCATGCTTGCCCCCGACAGGATTCGGGTCAATGCGGTGGCGCCGACAAATTGCGCGACCCCGATGATCACTGACAACCCGGCGCTGTTCAAAGTGATCGAGGACAACCCTCGCATGGTCAACGCAGTGCAGACCGCGCTGCCGGACTTGCCGCTGATCGAGCCGCGCGACGTCAGCAACACGATCCTTTTCTTGATCAGCGACGCGGGCCGTTCGTTCACCGGAAGCATGCTGAAGGTGGACGCCGGCATGGACGTGCGGCGAGGCTAG
- a CDS encoding enoyl-CoA hydratase/isomerase family protein has translation MSDSPNGGPRPPDGDWLGSPYLRFEREGAFAICTLDRPEARNAMTPAMYFGIRYAVSRVNADPDLAGLLITGTGDVFAPGGDLGQSAEDNWMDFAATMGMDVTPFDALRQSPKPVVAAVNGLAQGGGLQIAMCSDLAVVSDRATFRVPELFRGIADTYYSQVLARLIGPVRTKDLMFTGRTLTAQEALDWGMVARVVPHDDLIDVAKELLAQCCRTAPAARGVVKASLDNYLGLYDRIGMQASMFGPEAREGFRAFKQKNSPDWVHPKLRVEGRL, from the coding sequence ATGTCCGACAGCCCCAATGGCGGTCCTCGCCCACCCGACGGTGATTGGTTGGGGAGCCCCTACCTTAGGTTCGAACGTGAAGGTGCCTTTGCGATCTGCACCCTGGACCGCCCCGAGGCGCGGAATGCGATGACGCCTGCGATGTACTTCGGGATCCGTTACGCGGTGAGTCGCGTCAATGCCGATCCCGACCTCGCAGGCCTGCTCATCACCGGCACCGGCGACGTCTTCGCGCCGGGAGGTGACCTGGGTCAGTCCGCCGAGGACAATTGGATGGACTTCGCCGCAACCATGGGAATGGACGTGACGCCGTTTGACGCCTTGCGGCAGTCCCCGAAACCGGTTGTAGCGGCGGTCAACGGCCTGGCCCAGGGTGGCGGTCTGCAGATCGCCATGTGCAGCGATCTCGCCGTGGTCAGCGATCGGGCCACGTTCCGGGTGCCCGAGTTGTTCCGAGGCATTGCCGACACCTACTACAGCCAGGTATTGGCGCGCCTGATCGGGCCGGTCCGCACCAAGGACCTGATGTTCACCGGCCGGACGCTCACCGCGCAGGAGGCCCTCGACTGGGGCATGGTGGCCAGGGTGGTTCCGCACGACGACCTGATCGACGTCGCCAAAGAACTTCTCGCCCAATGTTGTCGAACCGCCCCGGCCGCACGGGGCGTGGTGAAGGCCAGCCTGGACAACTACCTGGGATTGTACGACCGGATCGGGATGCAGGCCAGCATGTTTGGCCCCGAGGCACGCGAGGGTTTCCGCGCGTTTAAGCAGAAGAACTCGCCGGACTGGGTGCACCCGAAACTTCGGGTGGAGGGCCGGTTGTAA
- a CDS encoding SDR family oxidoreductase, translated as MTVQRFEGASAIVSGGAGGLGEATVRRLHADGLGVVIADLAADKGKALADELGSRALFVSTDVTSEDSVLGAIEQANQLGQLRYAVVAHGGFGVAQRIVQRDGSPADFGGFTKTIDLYLNGTYNMARLVAAAVATAEPREDGERGAIVMTASIAGYEGQIGQTAYAAAKAGVIGLTIAAARDLSSAGIRVNTIAPGTMKTPIMESVGEEAIAKFAANIPFPKRLGSPDEFADAATFLLSNGYVNGEVMRLDGAQRFTPK; from the coding sequence GTGACTGTTCAGCGATTCGAGGGTGCGTCGGCAATTGTCAGCGGTGGTGCGGGCGGCCTGGGCGAGGCGACGGTCCGTCGGCTCCATGCCGACGGACTCGGCGTGGTGATCGCCGATCTCGCCGCCGACAAGGGCAAGGCGCTGGCCGATGAGCTGGGCAGTCGGGCGCTGTTCGTGAGCACCGACGTGACGAGTGAGGACAGCGTTCTCGGCGCGATCGAGCAGGCCAACCAGCTCGGCCAGCTGCGCTACGCGGTGGTCGCCCACGGTGGTTTCGGTGTGGCGCAACGGATCGTGCAACGCGACGGCAGCCCCGCCGACTTTGGCGGCTTTACCAAGACGATCGATCTTTATCTCAACGGCACCTACAACATGGCCCGACTCGTGGCCGCCGCCGTGGCCACCGCCGAACCCCGCGAAGATGGCGAGCGGGGCGCCATCGTCATGACGGCCTCGATTGCGGGCTACGAAGGTCAGATCGGCCAAACCGCCTATGCCGCAGCAAAAGCCGGTGTCATCGGGCTGACCATCGCCGCGGCCCGCGACCTGAGTTCGGCCGGCATCCGAGTCAACACCATCGCGCCGGGCACCATGAAGACGCCGATCATGGAGTCGGTCGGCGAGGAGGCCATCGCCAAGTTCGCCGCCAACATCCCATTCCCGAAGCGACTGGGTTCCCCGGACGAGTTCGCCGACGCCGCAACGTTTCTGCTGTCCAACGGTTACGTCAACGGCGAGGTGATGCGCCTCGACGGCGCACAGCGCTTCACTCCGAAGTAA
- a CDS encoding acyl-CoA dehydrogenase family protein, whose product MSALAGGVFAVTDSHDGDTQLRQLVDDLGQRSYEAALGHRGIPDQFDAELWRHLEETGLARLTSTPDMGAGPHELAIALYGVARHAGAVPLAETDALAGWLGREVGIELPSGPLTVAVADAAVEGDRVTGTADAVPWARACAAALLAVTTPSGLRVGVIDVVPGELRADHNLAGEPRDSLVFDVPADQLYDVDPALGAELARRGAWSRCVQTVGVLDAAAALSVQHTRQRVQFGRPLSAFQSVQQSLAGMAGEIERARAAAELAVAAASEHGFDSHHTDYAVTVAKVAVGRAVGPVTSVAHQLHGAIGVTSEHPLWLFTQRAQSWTGDYGTTASYARRLGRLVLAAQDPWSLVTGDLAQLENNCR is encoded by the coding sequence ATGAGCGCGCTGGCCGGCGGGGTATTCGCGGTCACCGACTCTCACGACGGCGACACACAGCTGCGCCAACTGGTCGACGACCTTGGGCAGCGGTCTTACGAGGCCGCTTTGGGCCATCGTGGCATCCCCGACCAGTTCGACGCCGAGCTCTGGCGCCACCTCGAGGAAACCGGGCTGGCCAGGCTGACGAGCACACCGGATATGGGGGCCGGCCCGCACGAGCTGGCCATCGCGCTGTATGGCGTGGCCCGCCACGCCGGTGCGGTGCCGTTGGCCGAAACCGACGCGCTTGCCGGCTGGCTCGGCCGCGAGGTCGGGATCGAGCTACCCAGCGGCCCGCTGACGGTTGCGGTCGCCGACGCCGCCGTCGAGGGCGACCGGGTCACCGGCACCGCGGACGCGGTGCCGTGGGCGCGAGCGTGCGCCGCCGCCCTGTTGGCCGTCACCACGCCCTCCGGACTCCGGGTCGGTGTCATCGACGTGGTCCCCGGCGAGCTGCGAGCTGATCACAACCTCGCAGGCGAACCCCGCGATTCGCTGGTGTTCGACGTGCCGGCCGACCAGTTGTACGACGTCGATCCGGCACTCGGCGCCGAGCTGGCTAGGCGCGGCGCATGGTCACGCTGTGTGCAGACCGTCGGGGTGTTGGACGCCGCCGCGGCGCTATCGGTGCAGCACACCCGGCAGCGTGTCCAGTTCGGCCGTCCGCTCAGCGCCTTCCAATCTGTGCAGCAGTCACTGGCCGGCATGGCCGGAGAGATCGAAAGAGCCCGTGCCGCTGCGGAATTAGCGGTTGCCGCCGCTTCCGAGCATGGCTTCGACTCCCACCACACCGACTACGCCGTCACCGTCGCAAAGGTCGCGGTCGGCCGGGCCGTCGGGCCGGTCACCAGCGTCGCTCATCAGCTGCACGGCGCGATCGGCGTGACCAGTGAACACCCCTTGTGGCTGTTCACCCAGCGCGCTCAGAGCTGGACCGGGGATTATGGCACGACCGCAAGCTACGCGCGACGGCTTGGCCGGCTGGTCCTGGCCGCGCAGGACCCGTGGAGTTTGGTGACGGGTGATCTGGCTCAACTGGAAAACAACTGTAGGTAA
- a CDS encoding acyl-CoA dehydrogenase family protein, whose protein sequence is MVNSFDALSAREPELVKLRHAVRDFLESDRAEFGWQPGVDSWLAGWDEDFSARLGAAGFIGLTIPHRYGGHGLGHLHRYVVTEELIAQGAPVAAHWTADRQVAPGLLTYGSEEQRERLLPKIVAGKLYSSIGMSEHDAGSDLAAVKTKAVRTEGGWLLSGSKVWTSGAHLAHQIVVLARSSPPDPEHRHAGFSQFLVQRNADGVRVEPIILMSGAHHFNEVLFDQVFVPDADVLGEVGNGWHQVTAELSFERSGPERILSTGPLLFAAIRALARGPAPDDRTAADIGDLMARLISLRQLSLSVARTLTDGGDAANQAALVKDLGTRFEAESVGLIADLLEAVTPDAELTPMLNTAWLHKPMFTLRGGTNEVLRGVIARGMGLR, encoded by the coding sequence GTGGTGAATTCATTCGATGCGTTGAGCGCCCGTGAGCCTGAGTTGGTCAAGCTGCGCCATGCCGTGCGCGACTTCTTGGAGTCCGACCGCGCTGAATTCGGCTGGCAGCCCGGCGTCGACTCGTGGCTGGCAGGCTGGGACGAAGACTTTTCCGCACGGCTGGGCGCGGCCGGTTTCATTGGCCTCACCATTCCGCACCGGTACGGTGGCCATGGGCTGGGGCATCTGCACCGTTACGTGGTGACCGAGGAGCTGATCGCGCAGGGTGCGCCCGTGGCGGCGCACTGGACAGCCGACCGCCAAGTCGCACCGGGACTGTTGACCTACGGCTCGGAAGAGCAGCGCGAACGGCTGCTGCCCAAAATCGTTGCAGGAAAGCTCTATTCATCGATCGGCATGAGTGAGCATGATGCCGGCTCCGATCTTGCCGCTGTAAAAACCAAGGCCGTTCGTACCGAAGGCGGCTGGTTGCTCTCTGGTAGCAAAGTGTGGACCAGCGGGGCCCACCTGGCACACCAGATCGTCGTGCTGGCCCGCAGCAGCCCGCCGGATCCCGAGCACCGGCATGCGGGCTTCAGTCAATTCCTGGTGCAGCGCAATGCCGACGGCGTCCGCGTCGAGCCCATCATCTTGATGTCGGGGGCGCACCACTTCAACGAGGTGCTGTTCGACCAGGTCTTCGTTCCCGATGCCGACGTGCTCGGCGAAGTCGGCAACGGCTGGCACCAGGTCACGGCCGAGCTGTCGTTCGAACGCAGCGGACCCGAACGGATCCTGTCCACCGGTCCCCTGCTGTTCGCCGCCATCCGCGCACTCGCTCGCGGGCCGGCGCCCGACGACCGCACCGCCGCAGACATCGGCGACCTGATGGCGCGGTTGATCTCATTGCGGCAGCTGTCGTTGTCGGTGGCCCGCACCCTCACCGACGGCGGCGACGCGGCGAATCAGGCGGCGCTGGTCAAGGACCTCGGCACCCGTTTCGAAGCCGAATCCGTGGGCTTGATCGCAGATCTGCTCGAGGCGGTAACGCCGGACGCCGAATTGACGCCAATGCTGAACACCGCGTGGCTGCACAAGCCCATGTTCACCCTGCGCGGCGGTACCAACGAGGTACTGCGCGGCGTGATCGCCCGCGGAATGGGACTGCGATGA
- a CDS encoding SDR family oxidoreductase: MEGRVVLVTGASRGIGAAIAERIAEDGAAVALLAKTETPNPKIAGTLGETADAVQRAGGRALPLTCDVRDVVAVASAVNAVTEAFGGIDVVINNAGALDLRPTAQLPPKSLRRLLEVNVEGPFAVVQAALPHLRRSDNAHVVNVAPPLNMDPKWVGAHVGHTVGKYAQSLLTLGWAEEFASVPIAVNSLWPATTIASTGMMVAMGEATVRAQARSPQIMAEAVHALVTRPAAACTGHFYTDEEILREEGRADLSEYLLAASEDDLTPNFYLLSAPAPTV, from the coding sequence CTGGAGGGTCGCGTGGTGCTGGTAACCGGTGCCAGCCGCGGCATCGGCGCCGCCATCGCCGAGCGGATCGCCGAAGACGGTGCCGCCGTGGCTTTGCTGGCCAAAACTGAGACGCCGAATCCCAAGATCGCGGGCACCCTTGGGGAGACCGCGGACGCCGTGCAACGCGCGGGCGGCCGGGCGCTCCCGTTGACCTGCGATGTGCGCGACGTGGTTGCGGTCGCATCAGCCGTCAACGCGGTCACCGAGGCGTTCGGCGGCATCGACGTCGTCATCAACAACGCCGGAGCCCTGGATCTGCGGCCGACCGCGCAGCTACCGCCCAAGAGCCTGCGCCGGCTGCTCGAGGTCAATGTCGAAGGGCCGTTCGCGGTTGTGCAGGCCGCACTTCCACACTTGCGCCGGTCCGACAACGCGCACGTGGTCAATGTCGCTCCCCCGCTGAACATGGACCCCAAATGGGTCGGCGCTCATGTCGGGCACACGGTGGGCAAGTACGCCCAGAGCCTGCTTACCTTGGGATGGGCCGAGGAGTTCGCGTCGGTGCCGATCGCGGTGAATTCGCTGTGGCCGGCCACCACGATCGCCAGTACGGGAATGATGGTCGCGATGGGCGAGGCAACGGTGCGGGCGCAGGCCCGCAGCCCGCAGATCATGGCCGAGGCGGTGCACGCGCTGGTCACCCGTCCCGCCGCGGCGTGCACCGGCCACTTCTACACCGACGAGGAGATCCTTCGCGAGGAGGGCCGCGCCGACCTCTCGGAATACCTACTGGCCGCGAGCGAGGATGACCTGACGCCCAACTTCTACCTGCTGTCGGCCCCAGCGCCTACGGTTTAG